A DNA window from Chryseobacterium sp. MEBOG06 contains the following coding sequences:
- a CDS encoding ligase-associated DNA damage response DEXH box helicase: MAAFEHTDGFKIIQQWMKDKGISPFKFQIDTWWKFGNGYSGMVVAPTGFGKTYSVFLGLISDFLNHPENYKKGLKMIWITPLRSLSKDIAKAMQEAIDAIGLDWAVGVRNGDTDPKVRQQQIKKMPEILVVTPESLHLLLAQKNNETFFRDIKCVVVDEWHELLGSKRGVMVELGISQLRKYIPKIKIWGITATIGNLDEAMEVLIPYDIKKVKITAKEHKKIDIIPVFPNEIEILPWAGHLGNKLADKVVPIILDSRSTIVFTNTRSQSEMWYQLLLDAYPDFAGQIAIHHSSIDAHLRIWIEENLSSGKLKAVVSTSSLDLGIDFKPVDTVIQIGSAKGVARFLQRAGRSGHSPFETSKIYCVPTHSLELIEVSALKEAVKQNVVEPREPQVLCFDVLVQFLMTLAVGDGFYPDEVYERIKKVYAFQEIMDEEWRGILEFLTIGGSVLKNYEEFHKIVILEDGLYKVTSRKIAMLHRMNMGVIVSDAMLKVKFISGGYVGMIEEYFISKLKKEEKFILAGRTLEVAIIKDMTVYVRAAKGKALVPSYLGGRLPLSSNLGHFLREKLSHALNPKASEKELKFLHPLLINQEENSHIPKEDEFLVEMIRNREGYHLFMYPFEGRLVHEVMAALIAYRVSKLAPISFSMAMNDYGFELFSDKEIPLNEDNLQQILSRDNLMNDVIASINSAEMARRKFRDIAVISGMVIQNYAGKQRSNKSLQSSAGLIFKVLEDYDSNHFLIKQAYTEVFNMQLQEQRLVEAFKRIEKSEIILKHSRSFTPLSFPIKVDSLRQTLSSEGLDARIKRMLKL, from the coding sequence TTGGCAGCCTTTGAACATACCGACGGATTTAAGATCATTCAGCAATGGATGAAGGATAAAGGCATATCCCCTTTTAAATTCCAGATTGATACATGGTGGAAGTTTGGTAACGGCTATAGCGGAATGGTTGTAGCGCCTACGGGATTTGGGAAAACTTATTCTGTTTTTCTGGGTTTGATTTCAGATTTCCTGAACCATCCGGAAAACTATAAAAAGGGGCTGAAAATGATCTGGATCACTCCACTTCGGTCTTTGTCTAAAGATATTGCCAAAGCAATGCAGGAAGCCATTGACGCAATCGGGCTTGATTGGGCTGTGGGGGTAAGAAACGGAGATACTGATCCGAAAGTAAGACAACAGCAGATAAAAAAAATGCCGGAAATTCTTGTCGTCACCCCAGAAAGCCTACACCTTCTTTTGGCTCAGAAGAATAATGAAACTTTTTTCCGTGATATTAAATGTGTCGTTGTTGATGAATGGCACGAACTTTTAGGCTCAAAACGAGGGGTAATGGTAGAACTGGGAATATCACAACTCAGAAAATATATTCCGAAGATTAAAATCTGGGGTATTACCGCAACCATCGGTAATCTGGATGAGGCAATGGAAGTTCTGATTCCGTATGACATTAAAAAAGTAAAAATTACCGCCAAAGAACATAAAAAAATAGATATCATTCCTGTTTTCCCCAATGAAATTGAGATATTACCCTGGGCGGGACATCTGGGAAACAAACTGGCGGATAAAGTTGTTCCGATCATCCTTGATTCCAGATCTACAATTGTCTTCACCAATACCAGAAGCCAGAGTGAGATGTGGTATCAGCTATTACTGGATGCTTATCCTGATTTTGCGGGGCAAATTGCCATCCACCACAGTTCTATTGATGCCCATTTAAGAATCTGGATCGAAGAAAATTTGAGTTCGGGAAAATTAAAAGCCGTCGTCTCAACCTCATCACTGGATTTGGGAATCGATTTCAAACCTGTTGATACTGTTATTCAGATTGGTTCGGCAAAAGGAGTTGCCAGATTCCTTCAGCGGGCAGGACGTAGCGGGCACTCGCCTTTTGAAACATCCAAAATTTATTGTGTACCTACCCATTCCCTCGAACTTATAGAGGTTTCAGCTTTAAAAGAGGCTGTGAAACAAAATGTTGTAGAACCCAGAGAACCTCAGGTTTTATGTTTTGATGTACTGGTTCAGTTTCTGATGACGCTTGCTGTGGGTGATGGTTTCTACCCGGATGAGGTCTATGAGAGGATAAAAAAAGTATATGCTTTTCAGGAGATAATGGATGAAGAGTGGCGGGGAATTCTTGAGTTTCTCACCATCGGCGGAAGCGTTTTAAAAAACTATGAAGAATTCCATAAAATTGTCATTTTGGAAGACGGCTTGTACAAAGTAACCTCACGGAAAATTGCAATGCTCCACCGTATGAATATGGGAGTCATTGTAAGTGATGCAATGCTGAAAGTAAAATTCATTTCCGGTGGTTATGTCGGAATGATTGAAGAATATTTTATCTCAAAACTGAAAAAGGAAGAAAAGTTTATTCTTGCAGGACGCACGCTTGAAGTAGCAATTATCAAGGATATGACAGTTTATGTGAGGGCTGCAAAAGGAAAAGCTCTCGTACCAAGTTATCTCGGTGGCAGACTGCCCCTAAGCTCAAATCTAGGGCATTTTCTAAGAGAAAAACTGTCCCATGCATTAAATCCTAAAGCTTCAGAAAAAGAATTGAAATTCCTTCATCCGCTGTTGATCAATCAGGAAGAAAACTCCCATATTCCAAAAGAAGATGAATTTCTGGTAGAGATGATCAGAAACCGTGAAGGCTATCATTTGTTTATGTATCCTTTTGAAGGCCGTCTGGTGCATGAAGTAATGGCAGCATTGATTGCTTACCGGGTTTCAAAACTTGCTCCCATCTCTTTTTCTATGGCAATGAATGACTATGGATTTGAGCTCTTCAGCGATAAGGAAATTCCACTCAATGAAGACAATCTCCAGCAGATATTAAGCAGAGATAATCTTATGAATGACGTGATAGCAAGTATTAATTCTGCAGAAATGGCAAGAAGAAAATTCAGGGATATAGCTGTTATCTCAGGAATGGTAATCCAAAACTATGCAGGCAAACAAAGATCAAATAAATCTTTACAAAGCTCCGCAGGACTTATTTTTAAAGTGCTGGAAGACTATGATTCCAATCATTTCCTCATCAAGCAGGCCTATACTGAAGTTTTTAATATGCAGCTTCAGGAACAGAGACTCGTGGAAGCCTTTAAAAGAATTGAAAAATCTGAAATTATTTTAAAGCATTCCCGTTCTTTCACTCCGTTAAGCTTTCCTATAAAAGTAGACAGCTTACGTCAAACCCTTTCCAGTGAAGGGCTGGATGCGAGAATTAAAAGAATGCTGAAACTGTAG
- a CDS encoding rhodanese-like domain-containing protein yields MKNVLIFCGIVLSVYVIYRLYKYQTLDDGLNQLIEKGAIILDVRTEKEYNMGHIEGSVNISLGTIRERYTELDPDKTYITVCSHGLRSVKAESILKDRGFKHVYNGGAWSDLQEIIK; encoded by the coding sequence ATGAAAAACGTATTGATCTTTTGCGGAATAGTTCTCAGCGTTTATGTTATTTACCGCCTATATAAATATCAGACATTAGATGATGGCTTGAACCAGCTTATTGAGAAAGGTGCCATCATTCTTGATGTAAGGACAGAAAAAGAATATAATATGGGCCATATCGAAGGTTCAGTTAATATTTCACTGGGAACTATAAGGGAAAGATATACGGAACTTGATCCTGATAAAACTTATATCACGGTCTGTTCGCACGGGTTACGCAGTGTAAAAGCTGAAAGTATTCTGAAAGACAGAGGTTTTAAACATGTATATAACGGAGGTGCATGGAGTGATCTTCAGGAAATTATAAAATAA
- a CDS encoding 2,3-bisphosphoglycerate-dependent phosphoglycerate mutase, giving the protein MAKLFLVRHGQSLWNLENRFTGWQDIDITEVGIEEAKKAGIALKGEIIDIAFTSALIRAQHTLTIILDEMGKRNIPIIIDKALNERSYGDLEGLNKAETALKYGDEQVYIWRRSYDVVPPGGESLKDTYNRVIPYYESQILPVLKKGKNVLIVAHGNSLRALIMYLEHLSPDEILEREIATGVPLTYIFDEKFHCSRKGN; this is encoded by the coding sequence ATGGCAAAATTATTCTTAGTCCGTCACGGACAGTCACTCTGGAATCTGGAAAACCGATTTACAGGATGGCAAGATATAGATATTACGGAAGTTGGGATTGAAGAGGCAAAAAAAGCAGGAATTGCACTGAAAGGAGAAATTATAGATATTGCTTTTACTTCTGCTCTGATCAGGGCACAGCATACTCTCACTATTATTCTTGATGAAATGGGAAAGAGAAACATTCCAATCATCATTGATAAAGCCCTGAATGAGCGCTCTTATGGAGATCTTGAAGGGCTCAACAAAGCTGAAACTGCCCTGAAATATGGTGATGAACAGGTTTATATCTGGCGTAGATCATATGATGTGGTCCCGCCGGGAGGAGAAAGCCTTAAAGACACCTACAACAGGGTTATTCCCTATTATGAAAGTCAAATTTTACCGGTTTTGAAAAAGGGAAAGAATGTATTAATCGTCGCGCACGGAAACAGTCTCCGGGCGCTGATTATGTATTTGGAACATCTTTCTCCGGATGAAATTCTAGAAAGGGAAATCGCTACCGGAGTTCCCCTGACCTATATCTTTGATGAAAAATTTCATTGCAGCAGAAAAGGAAACTGA
- a CDS encoding DUF3817 domain-containing protein, giving the protein MTHLLKTKIGRLRILAILEGISLLTLVLVAVPMKYWLGNPAMVKMMGPVHGTLFLLFLFNTLSVGVEQQWKFKETTWKVILACFIPFGTFYIDKKILSRL; this is encoded by the coding sequence ATGACACATTTATTAAAAACAAAAATCGGACGCCTGAGAATTCTGGCTATTCTGGAAGGGATCTCTCTTCTTACTCTTGTATTGGTAGCTGTTCCAATGAAATACTGGCTGGGAAACCCTGCCATGGTAAAGATGATGGGCCCGGTTCACGGAACTTTATTTCTGCTTTTCCTGTTTAATACTTTAAGTGTGGGCGTTGAGCAGCAATGGAAATTTAAAGAAACTACCTGGAAAGTGATTTTAGCCTGTTTCATTCCTTTCGGAACATTTTATATTGATAAAAAAATTCTCAGCAGATTATGA
- a CDS encoding nitrilase family protein, with the protein MNNLKISTAQFENKSGDKEYNLSVIEKLASEAAAKGSQVIAFHECSITGYTFARKLSREQLLDIAELIPEGKSIQKLQQIADTNNITILAGLFEKDENNNLFKAYVCVDKSGLKAKYRKLHPFINTHLTPGNQYCVFDIHGWKCGILICYDNNIVENVRATKLLGADIIFMPHVTMCTPSTRPGAGFVDPELWQNREKDPTSLRLEFNGMKGRDWLMKWLPARAYDNGIYVVFSNPVGMDDDQLKNGCSMIIDPFGDVIAECRSFDDSFETVTISGEKLIQSGGSRYVKARRPELYRDIIGMDHDSEQKVVWMKDNTI; encoded by the coding sequence ATGAACAATCTCAAAATTTCAACCGCACAATTTGAAAATAAAAGCGGAGACAAAGAATACAACCTTTCAGTGATAGAGAAACTGGCATCCGAAGCCGCGGCGAAAGGTTCACAGGTTATTGCTTTTCACGAATGTTCCATTACCGGATATACTTTTGCCAGAAAACTTTCCAGAGAACAACTGCTTGATATTGCTGAACTTATCCCTGAAGGAAAAAGCATTCAGAAGCTGCAGCAGATTGCTGATACCAATAATATCACAATACTGGCAGGTCTTTTTGAAAAAGATGAAAATAATAATCTGTTCAAAGCTTATGTATGTGTTGATAAAAGCGGTCTGAAAGCCAAGTACCGAAAGCTGCATCCATTTATCAATACCCATCTGACTCCAGGAAATCAATATTGTGTTTTTGATATTCACGGCTGGAAATGCGGCATCCTTATCTGCTATGATAATAATATCGTTGAAAATGTAAGAGCTACAAAACTTCTTGGTGCTGATATTATCTTCATGCCTCATGTTACAATGTGTACTCCTTCAACCAGACCCGGAGCAGGTTTTGTAGATCCTGAGCTTTGGCAAAACAGAGAAAAAGATCCTACCTCCTTACGTCTGGAATTTAACGGAATGAAAGGACGGGACTGGCTGATGAAGTGGCTGCCGGCAAGAGCTTACGATAACGGAATTTATGTGGTTTTCTCAAATCCTGTAGGAATGGATGATGATCAGCTGAAAAACGGATGTTCCATGATTATTGATCCGTTTGGCGATGTCATTGCAGAATGCCGTTCTTTCGATGACAGTTTTGAAACGGTTACTATTTCCGGTGAAAAGCTTATTCAGTCGGGTGGAAGCAGGTATGTAAAAGCAAGAAGACCGGAGCTCTACAGAGATATCATTGGTATGGATCATGATTCTGAGCAAAAGGTAGTCTGGATGAAAGACAATACGATTTAG
- a CDS encoding MFS transporter yields the protein MNFQKEIQISPASKSLKNKGLPAALWALTISAFAIGTTEFVIVGLLPTVAADLGITIPSAGLLVSLYAIGVAIGAPILTALTGKIPRKQLLVSIMLLFVIGNGLASVAPGFITLILARILTGFAHGVYFSIGSTIAASLVPEEKRATAISIMFAGLTLAIVTGVPLGTFIGQHFGWRATFIGVSILGIIGLAASLLLVPNNLKNGKTASLKSQFKVLANKRLIFAFLMTAMGYGGTFVVFTYLSPVLQEITGFQETTVTFILLIYGVAIALGNLIGGKVANKNPLRALLWMFAAQALVLLAFYFTVSSPLLSIITLFFLGALSFASVPGLQLLVVQIAEKELPGTEDVASGINIAAFNIGIAIGSYAGGIIVTSALGLESTPWIGALFLVVTVFITLYSIRLSRKK from the coding sequence ATGAATTTCCAAAAAGAAATACAGATCAGCCCGGCCTCAAAAAGCCTCAAAAATAAAGGTCTTCCTGCTGCATTATGGGCACTTACTATAAGTGCATTTGCCATAGGAACAACGGAATTTGTGATCGTGGGACTTCTTCCCACAGTTGCAGCAGACCTGGGTATCACGATCCCTTCAGCAGGCTTATTGGTAAGTCTCTATGCAATAGGGGTAGCGATTGGAGCACCGATTTTAACAGCCTTAACAGGTAAAATTCCCCGCAAACAACTTTTGGTTTCAATCATGCTGTTATTTGTAATCGGAAATGGACTTGCCTCTGTTGCTCCCGGTTTTATAACCCTGATACTGGCCAGAATACTGACAGGATTTGCACATGGGGTTTACTTTTCGATAGGTTCTACCATTGCAGCATCACTGGTTCCTGAGGAAAAAAGAGCAACTGCTATCTCTATTATGTTTGCCGGACTTACCCTGGCGATTGTAACAGGAGTGCCATTGGGAACTTTTATAGGACAGCATTTCGGATGGAGAGCAACCTTCATAGGTGTTTCTATTCTTGGTATAATCGGATTGGCCGCCAGCCTGCTGCTCGTTCCAAATAATTTAAAGAATGGCAAAACAGCTTCTTTAAAAAGCCAGTTTAAAGTATTGGCTAATAAACGATTGATTTTCGCCTTCTTAATGACTGCCATGGGATATGGGGGAACATTTGTGGTATTCACCTACTTATCACCTGTTTTACAGGAAATAACAGGATTTCAGGAGACTACAGTAACTTTTATACTGCTCATCTATGGAGTGGCAATTGCTTTGGGAAATCTGATTGGGGGTAAAGTTGCCAATAAAAATCCATTAAGAGCACTTTTGTGGATGTTTGCAGCTCAGGCATTAGTATTACTGGCGTTCTATTTTACGGTAAGCAGTCCGTTACTAAGTATCATTACTCTTTTCTTTCTGGGAGCTTTATCTTTTGCAAGTGTTCCGGGGCTGCAGCTTTTGGTAGTACAGATCGCTGAGAAAGAACTTCCGGGAACCGAAGATGTAGCATCAGGAATTAATATTGCCGCATTCAATATTGGTATTGCTATCGGATCTTATGCAGGAGGGATTATTGTGACTTCAGCCTTGGGACTGGAAAGTACACCATGGATAGGCGCATTATTTCTGGTTGTTACCGTATTTATAACGCTGTACAGCATCCGTTTAAGCAGAAAGAAATAA
- the pdeM gene encoding ligase-associated DNA damage response endonuclease PdeM, with protein MFIATKKITVQKETFILTNQRAAFLEKEKALVLSDLHIGKTAHFRKNGIALANHIMKSDLERLSALIEYFHPDKFIVVGDLLHAGDNSDVDEFCRWRNQYPEIEFYLIEGNHDRISKSLEKKLCLNLRTASLEMDKFTFIHDFEKTKSEFQITGHIHPGIVLNSAVSKIRLPCFALTDHQLLLPAFSEFTGLDTKNLPKKSTFFVFTDTDIYEI; from the coding sequence GTGTTTATAGCCACCAAAAAAATTACCGTCCAAAAGGAGACTTTCATTCTCACCAATCAGCGGGCTGCATTCCTTGAAAAAGAAAAAGCATTAGTCCTTTCTGATCTTCATATCGGAAAAACAGCGCATTTTCGGAAAAACGGGATCGCACTTGCCAATCACATCATGAAAAGTGATCTGGAAAGGTTGTCGGCATTGATTGAATACTTTCATCCCGACAAATTCATTGTGGTTGGAGATTTGCTGCATGCAGGCGACAATTCTGATGTGGATGAGTTCTGCAGGTGGAGAAATCAATATCCTGAAATAGAATTTTATCTGATAGAAGGAAATCATGACCGCATTTCAAAATCGCTGGAGAAAAAGCTTTGTTTAAATTTGAGAACAGCTTCCCTGGAAATGGATAAGTTTACTTTCATTCATGATTTTGAGAAAACAAAATCTGAGTTTCAGATTACCGGACATATTCATCCTGGAATAGTTTTAAACTCAGCTGTAAGTAAAATAAGACTCCCCTGCTTTGCTCTTACTGATCATCAATTATTATTACCTGCTTTTAGTGAATTTACAGGATTGGATACCAAAAATCTGCCGAAAAAGAGCACATTTTTTGTTTTTACGGATACTGATATCTATGAAATATAG
- a CDS encoding TetR/AcrR family transcriptional regulator, whose amino-acid sequence MKKSEVTRLNILQKAFELIYAKGYQTTSIDEIIATTQVTKGAFYYHFKTKDEMGLAIINELLKNNFKSTFIEPLENSDHPLETIYKMVYGILMENDLLKVEYGCPTSNFTQEMAPWHTDFTKALNALSSRWENAMINCIENGKKEGTVKQNVNAKEIAVFVMSGYWGVRNLGKLENSKSVYLIYLKGLKSYFQSLE is encoded by the coding sequence ATGAAAAAATCAGAAGTAACCCGACTGAACATCCTTCAGAAAGCCTTTGAACTCATCTACGCAAAAGGTTATCAGACCACCAGTATAGATGAGATTATTGCCACTACGCAGGTTACAAAAGGTGCTTTCTATTATCATTTTAAAACCAAGGATGAGATGGGTCTGGCAATCATCAATGAACTTCTGAAAAATAACTTTAAAAGTACTTTTATTGAACCGCTTGAAAACAGTGATCATCCATTGGAAACTATTTACAAGATGGTATATGGTATTTTAATGGAAAATGATCTTTTGAAGGTTGAGTACGGCTGTCCGACTTCCAATTTTACACAGGAAATGGCTCCCTGGCATACAGATTTCACAAAAGCACTGAATGCACTCTCCTCACGCTGGGAAAATGCTATGATCAACTGCATTGAAAATGGTAAAAAAGAAGGTACCGTAAAACAGAATGTGAATGCCAAAGAAATTGCTGTATTTGTAATGTCCGGCTATTGGGGCGTACGTAATTTAGGAAAACTGGAGAATTCAAAATCAGTTTATCTTATTTATTTAAAAGGACTTAAGTCTTATTTTCAATCATTGGAATAA
- a CDS encoding helix-turn-helix domain-containing protein, producing MQIAPPKPLASYIKHYIFLKNPEDINKNLRLFADGNTGLIISPDISMYNGQNKNLPLSFFYGQPTQYKDLSTKGRFSLLAVVFQPYFFNLLFGVAAKDIKNEIISASDIVKDELLPFQEGLYNNEDPQSIISALNYYFMELISARNNPELWLIKVQQYILLKRGVLSLKELEYFTGYSERHIERKFEDHIGLSPKKYSTIIRLHHFLSLMKNNPNQKNITSLSYEAGYADQSHLIREFKNTIGLTPGQYLKTENKLAVNFIEIPFT from the coding sequence ATGCAGATCGCTCCTCCCAAGCCACTGGCAAGTTATATAAAACATTATATCTTTTTAAAAAATCCAGAAGATATAAACAAAAATCTGCGGTTATTTGCTGATGGTAATACAGGTCTTATCATTTCACCGGATATAAGTATGTATAACGGACAGAATAAGAACCTGCCATTATCTTTTTTCTATGGACAGCCTACACAGTATAAAGATCTGAGTACAAAAGGACGGTTTTCTTTACTGGCAGTTGTATTTCAGCCTTATTTTTTTAATCTTCTTTTCGGTGTTGCAGCCAAAGACATCAAAAATGAAATTATCTCAGCTTCAGATATTGTAAAGGATGAGCTTCTTCCATTCCAGGAAGGTCTTTATAATAACGAAGATCCCCAATCCATCATATCGGCATTGAATTATTATTTCATGGAGCTTATTTCGGCCAGAAACAATCCGGAATTGTGGCTTATTAAAGTTCAGCAGTATATACTCCTGAAACGGGGTGTCTTGTCTCTGAAAGAACTGGAATATTTTACAGGGTATTCTGAACGGCATATTGAACGCAAGTTTGAAGACCATATCGGGCTGTCTCCTAAGAAATATAGCACCATCATCAGACTTCATCATTTTTTAAGCCTGATGAAGAATAATCCAAATCAAAAAAACATAACCAGTCTTTCCTATGAAGCAGGTTATGCTGATCAGTCCCACCTGATCCGGGAATTTAAAAATACCATCGGACTCACTCCGGGGCAGTATCTTAAAACAGAAAATAAGCTGGCTGTCAATTTTATAGAGATTCCGTTTACATAG
- a CDS encoding Na+/H+ antiporter, with protein sequence MENYAVILVIMALMIGLSGLAGKIKIPVPMLLLIAGIMIGFVPAMPEIEINPEIIMLLFLPPLLYDAAFNISFQQFKTNLNTIGTLAIGLVFLTTAGIAVIAYYLIPGMTWPLAFVLGSILSATDAVAAVGVTKGLGLSHRTITILEGESLINDASALVAYRFAIAAVTGISFVTWKASLEFFMVLGGGFLIGWIIFKALSLTIGFFRKDAMVVNSLILLMPFVTYLIAEHFEVSGVIAVVVLGLGMSRLSRNKFPDHVKEQSRNFWDIIIFLLNGLIFLLIGLEFPIILKKIPHIQVWTYAGYALVIVLVTLLIRMARVYLQQFNLQKAFQGKRKISEEALFDSKTSFIITWSGMRGIVSLAIALGIPVTLNSGESFPLRSEIIFLSIAVVLISLLGQGLTLPWIIKKLKL encoded by the coding sequence ATGGAAAACTATGCAGTCATATTAGTAATCATGGCCTTAATGATCGGATTATCAGGACTAGCCGGAAAAATAAAAATTCCGGTACCTATGCTTCTTTTAATTGCAGGTATTATGATAGGTTTTGTTCCTGCAATGCCTGAAATAGAAATCAATCCTGAAATTATTATGCTGTTGTTCCTGCCTCCGCTGCTGTATGATGCGGCTTTTAATATTTCTTTTCAGCAGTTTAAGACCAATCTGAATACCATTGGAACATTAGCCATAGGACTTGTATTTCTGACTACAGCCGGTATTGCGGTCATTGCCTATTATTTAATTCCGGGGATGACATGGCCTCTGGCCTTTGTTCTTGGCTCTATTCTTTCCGCTACTGATGCTGTAGCCGCAGTGGGGGTTACGAAAGGACTTGGGCTTTCGCACAGAACAATAACTATACTGGAAGGGGAGAGCCTCATCAATGATGCTTCTGCTTTGGTTGCCTATCGCTTTGCCATAGCAGCTGTTACAGGGATCAGTTTTGTAACCTGGAAGGCTTCGCTTGAGTTTTTTATGGTTTTAGGAGGTGGTTTTTTGATTGGCTGGATTATTTTTAAAGCTTTATCCCTTACCATCGGTTTTTTTCGAAAAGATGCGATGGTAGTTAACAGCTTAATTCTTTTAATGCCCTTCGTTACTTACCTTATCGCAGAACATTTTGAGGTATCAGGAGTTATTGCCGTTGTCGTATTGGGGCTGGGAATGTCCAGACTCAGCAGAAATAAGTTTCCGGATCATGTGAAAGAACAGTCCAGAAATTTTTGGGATATTATTATTTTTCTGCTTAATGGCCTGATCTTTTTGTTAATAGGTCTTGAATTTCCGATTATCCTGAAAAAAATCCCTCATATTCAGGTATGGACTTATGCAGGATATGCTCTGGTAATTGTTCTGGTCACTTTACTGATAAGGATGGCAAGAGTGTATCTGCAGCAGTTTAATCTTCAGAAAGCATTTCAGGGTAAAAGAAAAATCAGTGAAGAAGCATTATTCGACTCCAAAACCAGTTTTATTATTACCTGGTCGGGAATGCGTGGTATTGTCTCATTAGCGATTGCTTTGGGGATCCCTGTGACGTTAAATAGCGGTGAATCTTTTCCTCTGCGAAGCGAAATTATTTTTTTATCGATAGCGGTTGTATTAATATCACTTTTAGGGCAAGGACTTACTTTGCCGTGGATCATAAAAAAGCTTAAATTGTAG